One genomic segment of Bacteroidota bacterium includes these proteins:
- a CDS encoding T9SS type A sorting domain-containing protein, translated as MKSIYTTLFFLAITFSENQVFAQLIDPPCEIPGATLCDNIDAYVSGEAIGPQATWWSTWSGSEGGGEDGLVTSDYAYSGSNSMQISEGGSNDVILKLGDMSEGFFRLEWMMYVPDGKTGYYNIQETEVPGVAWNLELLFGLSAVGVPSSSGEGTISIPFGSGDFTYPVDAWFKVEQLIDLDANTIDVIVDGVDVASFAYAGNIGGIDFYSIDANCRYYIDDVLFTDVVTEVVNVTYQVDVTNYLAEGGVIGAGGMRVGGNFADLGSALPNWTPSDPACAMTDIGDNIWEITVEYPLGSAGLTQEYKYVNTDWFPTGENEYDDGATSLFGDLGCGGDNREVTVPLSDATYLYCWEECSACEDVSICDPVPPTDLYVDEINAFGGMIHWTIAPGTPVTKGTIWELSTGDFRKFTLYDANSYHTPGELLPSTTYGVRVKSGCLEGEVWTPSEFTDWYYFTTDPLRVGQFAQQIMLYPNPNNGNFRLQLNGSANFETSVEVFNMAGQLMSSQLIHSDDAVITLDIQMGNPAPGSYIVKVVSEENITMLPVIIE; from the coding sequence ATGAAATCAATTTACACAACTTTATTTTTTCTGGCAATTACCTTTTCGGAGAATCAGGTTTTTGCTCAGTTAATCGATCCTCCCTGTGAAATTCCGGGAGCTACTTTATGCGATAATATAGATGCCTATGTTTCTGGCGAAGCTATTGGGCCTCAAGCTACCTGGTGGAGCACGTGGAGCGGTTCCGAAGGCGGCGGAGAGGATGGTCTTGTAACTTCTGATTATGCGTATTCTGGTTCTAACTCTATGCAGATTTCCGAAGGTGGATCCAATGATGTTATCCTAAAATTAGGTGATATGTCCGAAGGGTTTTTTCGCTTAGAATGGATGATGTATGTCCCTGACGGAAAAACCGGGTACTATAATATTCAAGAAACTGAAGTTCCCGGTGTTGCCTGGAATCTTGAGTTATTATTTGGATTATCCGCTGTGGGCGTGCCCAGTTCTTCTGGTGAAGGAACCATTTCTATCCCTTTCGGATCAGGAGATTTTACTTACCCTGTTGATGCGTGGTTTAAAGTAGAACAATTAATTGATCTGGATGCGAATACAATTGATGTAATTGTAGATGGCGTTGATGTTGCAAGTTTTGCTTATGCCGGAAATATTGGTGGTATTGACTTTTATTCAATTGATGCCAATTGCAGGTATTATATTGATGATGTTTTATTTACAGATGTAGTAACAGAAGTTGTAAATGTTACTTATCAGGTTGACGTTACTAATTACCTTGCAGAAGGTGGTGTAATTGGTGCTGGTGGTATGCGGGTTGGTGGAAATTTTGCAGACTTAGGTTCTGCATTACCAAACTGGACTCCTTCAGATCCAGCTTGTGCAATGACTGATATTGGAGATAATATATGGGAAATTACTGTAGAATATCCATTAGGTTCTGCGGGATTAACTCAAGAATATAAATACGTAAATACTGATTGGTTCCCAACAGGTGAAAACGAATATGATGATGGTGCTACTTCTTTGTTTGGTGATTTAGGTTGCGGTGGTGATAACCGTGAAGTAACTGTTCCTTTAAGCGATGCAACATATTTATATTGCTGGGAAGAATGTTCTGCTTGTGAAGATGTCTCCATTTGCGATCCTGTACCTCCAACTGATTTATATGTAGATGAAATCAATGCTTTTGGTGGAATGATCCATTGGACAATTGCCCCGGGAACTCCCGTAACTAAAGGCACAATTTGGGAATTATCTACAGGTGACTTCAGAAAGTTTACTCTTTATGATGCAAATTCTTATCACACACCCGGTGAACTTCTACCATCTACTACCTATGGTGTAAGGGTGAAATCCGGTTGTTTAGAAGGTGAGGTTTGGACTCCTTCCGAATTTACTGATTGGTATTATTTTACAACTGATCCATTAAGAGTTGGTCAATTTGCTCAGCAAATTATGTTGTATCCAAACCCTAATAATGGAAATTTCAGATTGCAACTAAACGGAAGTGCAAACTTTGAAACCAGTGTTGAAGTATTTAATATGGCTGGTCAGTTAATGTCAAGTCAATTAATTCATTCTGATGATGCAGTTATCACATTAGATATTCAAATGGGAAATCCTGCTCCAGGTAGTTACATAGTTAAAGTTGTTTCAGAAGAAAACATCACTATGTTACCTGTTATTATCGAATAA
- a CDS encoding DUF4231 domain-containing protein, whose translation MDEAQYLEQRIDNQIKWHSSKSRQYKKAFQSLQLAQIFLGISIPFCSILIKDPLVLKIVVGALGMLIALIAGLIALFKFQENWVNNRRTSEFLKNEKYLFLTKATPYDGQNAFSDFVVRSEQIMMDENQSWVKSNSGIGEK comes from the coding sequence ATGGACGAAGCTCAATATTTAGAACAAAGAATAGATAACCAAATTAAATGGCACAGTTCAAAAAGCAGACAGTATAAAAAAGCTTTTCAATCTCTGCAATTAGCTCAAATATTCCTGGGGATTTCTATTCCTTTTTGTTCAATTTTGATAAAAGACCCATTAGTTTTAAAAATAGTAGTAGGTGCATTAGGTATGTTAATCGCTTTAATAGCCGGGTTAATTGCACTTTTTAAATTTCAAGAAAATTGGGTGAATAACAGAAGAACCAGTGAGTTTTTAAAAAATGAAAAATATCTGTTTCTAACAAAGGCCACTCCTTACGATGGGCAAAATGCATTTTCGGATTTTGTGGTAAGGTCCGAGCAAATTATGATGGATGAAAATCAAAGCTGGGTAAAATCTAACAGCGGGATAGGAGAAAAATAA
- a CDS encoding toll/interleukin-1 receptor domain-containing protein — protein MNDQFNWKSFVYNVNSRAIIPIIGNDLSFIKLSADKFEPLESSELIKTQGSMENGKLRINLYKYLSFKLWDIFSKGPLTFKPNINSVTLHLLAENISENDINLAIKNEISNLTIDEIDLEPFIQLTQIGGFDCFINVNYDNFLELAFEKTSRHINKSFNFSIPFPSIDPNERKDAAIPKIYNLMGNITGYNFAVTDEQSLEYLYLLQENTETIAKELFDTISRKNLLLIGSSFPDWFMRFFIRIISKERFKNGVKAKYVACDFTLQDPELKYFLENNATRVIPIGTNIPSDSSELHYNNSIEFIKEMHAQCTKSAEHISTGPQFKEVIFISYSWSDKLLAETFRNEMEKNGLNVFFDDDELKTGDRYNNVIKNYLKDCAYFVPLISQNAIADKNRYVYDKEWRSAIVLDGFKEQSYIRPFIIDDTAAADPRIPEEIRKLNIEKILNMDDLPKVIRKFISENTFTPIE, from the coding sequence ATGAATGATCAGTTTAACTGGAAATCTTTTGTTTATAATGTAAATAGTCGAGCTATTATTCCTATCATCGGCAATGATTTATCTTTTATAAAATTAAGTGCTGATAAATTTGAACCTCTTGAATCAAGTGAATTAATTAAGACGCAAGGCTCAATGGAAAATGGCAAATTGCGAATTAATCTTTATAAGTATTTATCTTTCAAACTATGGGATATCTTTTCTAAAGGCCCACTCACTTTCAAACCAAATATTAATTCGGTGACTTTGCATTTATTAGCAGAGAATATTTCTGAAAATGATATTAACCTCGCTATTAAAAATGAAATTAGCAACCTTACTATTGATGAAATTGATCTTGAACCTTTTATTCAACTTACACAGATTGGAGGTTTCGATTGTTTTATTAATGTGAATTACGACAACTTTCTGGAACTTGCATTTGAAAAAACAAGCAGACATATAAATAAGTCATTTAATTTCTCTATTCCATTTCCTTCCATTGATCCTAATGAACGCAAGGATGCCGCCATTCCAAAGATTTATAATTTGATGGGAAATATTACCGGTTATAATTTTGCAGTAACAGACGAACAATCACTGGAATATTTATATCTGCTTCAGGAAAACACTGAAACTATTGCAAAAGAATTATTCGATACGATATCCAGAAAAAATCTATTGCTAATTGGAAGCAGTTTCCCTGATTGGTTTATGCGATTTTTTATTCGCATCATTTCTAAAGAACGGTTTAAAAATGGCGTTAAAGCCAAATATGTTGCATGTGATTTTACTTTGCAGGATCCTGAATTAAAATATTTTTTAGAAAACAATGCTACCCGTGTTATTCCAATTGGCACAAACATTCCTTCGGATAGTTCTGAATTACATTATAATAATTCCATAGAGTTTATTAAAGAGATGCATGCACAATGCACGAAAAGTGCAGAGCACATAAGTACCGGCCCACAATTTAAAGAAGTAATATTTATAAGCTATAGCTGGTCGGATAAATTATTAGCCGAGACTTTTAGAAATGAAATGGAGAAAAACGGTCTGAATGTATTTTTTGATGATGATGAATTGAAAACTGGTGATCGGTATAATAATGTTATTAAAAATTATTTGAAGGACTGTGCATATTTTGTTCCTTTAATTTCACAAAATGCGATTGCGGATAAAAACAGATATGTGTATGATAAAGAATGGCGCAGTGCTATTGTTTTAGATGGATTTAAAGAGCAATCTTATATCCGCCCTTTTATAATTGATGACACTGCTGCTGCAGATCCAAGGATACCGGAGGAAATTAGAAAATTGAATATTGAAAAAATTTTAAATATGGATGACTTGCCAAAAGTTATTAGAAAATTTATTTCAGAAAATACTTTTACACCCATCGAATAA
- a CDS encoding aspartyl protease family protein has protein sequence MRKVTIHFLLFLFSLNALFAAHEISIRSEPIFPETEGDWLQLTIPLKRVGNLFLLEAKVDSIEGNFILDTGAPNLVLNQTYFRNAKISDGTTASGIGSSNNNIKRLTTDSLTIGDLVFKNITADVIPLGHLENMRGIKVIGLIGAGLFYNLEIEIDANNSVLIIYKIDKQGNRIVINENTPILIPDILLPLQLFNNVLLIDGKINGKKLKFVFDSGAEVNVLDYNVHDKVLEFFSLTTRKIISGSTNTKIEVLNGEIRELEIGTILFKNIPFVVSDLSNLQLAYGLNIDGILGYEIIAKGKIVINLKRKLFIMYFYKEDDQ, from the coding sequence ATGCGCAAAGTAACAATTCACTTTTTACTATTTTTATTTTCTTTAAATGCACTCTTTGCGGCGCATGAAATTTCTATTCGTTCAGAACCCATATTTCCTGAGACAGAAGGTGATTGGCTCCAATTAACCATACCATTAAAAAGAGTGGGTAATTTATTTTTATTGGAGGCAAAAGTGGATAGCATTGAAGGGAATTTTATTTTAGATACCGGCGCACCTAATCTTGTATTAAATCAAACTTATTTCCGCAATGCAAAAATTAGTGATGGAACTACCGCATCCGGTATTGGGAGCAGCAATAATAATATTAAGCGATTGACTACAGATTCATTAACCATTGGAGATTTGGTTTTTAAAAATATTACAGCAGATGTAATTCCTCTTGGTCATCTTGAAAACATGAGAGGCATTAAAGTAATTGGTTTAATAGGTGCTGGATTATTCTATAATTTAGAAATAGAAATTGATGCCAATAATAGTGTGTTGATTATATATAAAATCGACAAACAAGGAAATAGAATAGTCATCAACGAAAACACACCGATATTAATACCAGACATACTTTTACCTCTGCAATTATTTAATAATGTACTTCTGATAGATGGAAAAATAAATGGCAAAAAATTAAAATTTGTTTTTGATTCAGGTGCCGAAGTAAATGTACTCGACTATAATGTTCATGATAAGGTTTTGGAATTCTTTAGTTTAACCACCCGAAAAATAATTAGTGGTTCTACTAACACTAAGATTGAAGTATTAAATGGGGAAATCAGGGAACTGGAAATAGGCACAATACTTTTTAAAAATATACCATTTGTTGTTTCTGACCTCAGCAATTTACAATTAGCTTACGGATTGAATATAGATGGCATATTGGGTTATGAAATAATTGCAAAAGGTAAAATCGTAATTAACCTGAAACGGAAATTATTTATCATGTACTTTTATAAGGAGGACGATCAATGA
- a CDS encoding glycogen-binding domain-containing protein, with the protein MKKLITYSLLFMACVFPALNAYAQLYKNVFTHTDSMTYIHLDKSRKKEYKNLLLYFNMHDDSLFNYDNIGQTLKNDGWLLVKKEKKKVLIGKSTSGNISDFDWLGSPVFINNADQQMAYGQPGTPGFPAAVNYGINHFKNKPTAYKNAEGKSVFILKDEEQAQQVFISGNFNLWSTAQDAMHKTDSGWVIILDLPPGKYLYKFIVDGKWQNDPNNVLKESDGFESYNSTYFCYNYTWDIPRFNNAKKVILSGSFNNWNEKEMQMYKVNNGWKLDMYLHEGSYTYKFIVDGEWFVDPDNAEVVEDGDGNFNSLLSFGKPHKFELTGFTNAKQVVLAGSFNDWNSSELEMNKTEFGWQINYVLGPGIYSYRFVVDGNWMPDPANTFTENNTGYLNSVVIIEPNYVFKLKGYTDLQQAFITGNFNGWSEPGFPMQKVTDGWEFPIHLSPGKYIYKFVVDGKWILDPENPLYENNDYNTGNSVLWIEQDYMNK; encoded by the coding sequence ATGAAGAAATTAATTACATATAGTTTATTATTTATGGCTTGTGTTTTTCCAGCGTTGAATGCCTATGCACAATTATATAAAAATGTATTTACCCATACAGATTCAATGACCTACATTCATCTGGATAAATCACGTAAGAAAGAATACAAAAATCTATTGCTGTATTTTAATATGCATGATGATAGTTTATTTAATTATGATAATATAGGACAGACTCTTAAAAATGATGGTTGGCTTTTGGTAAAAAAGGAAAAGAAAAAAGTGTTGATAGGAAAGTCAACTAGTGGAAATATTTCTGATTTCGATTGGTTGGGTAGCCCTGTATTTATTAATAATGCGGATCAACAAATGGCTTATGGGCAACCGGGCACTCCTGGATTTCCTGCTGCTGTTAATTACGGTATAAATCATTTTAAAAACAAACCCACTGCTTACAAAAATGCGGAAGGTAAATCTGTCTTTATTTTAAAAGATGAGGAACAAGCTCAGCAAGTATTCATCAGTGGTAATTTTAATTTGTGGAGTACTGCACAAGATGCAATGCACAAAACAGATTCCGGATGGGTGATAATTTTAGATTTACCTCCAGGAAAATATTTATATAAATTTATTGTAGATGGTAAATGGCAAAATGATCCAAATAATGTATTAAAAGAAAGCGATGGTTTTGAAAGTTATAACAGCACCTATTTTTGCTACAATTACACTTGGGATATTCCCAGATTTAATAATGCAAAAAAAGTAATACTTTCTGGAAGCTTTAATAATTGGAACGAGAAAGAAATGCAGATGTATAAAGTTAACAATGGTTGGAAATTGGATATGTATCTGCATGAAGGTTCTTATACTTATAAATTTATTGTGGATGGCGAATGGTTTGTTGATCCCGATAATGCAGAAGTAGTGGAAGATGGAGATGGCAATTTCAATTCCCTTCTCAGCTTTGGCAAACCACATAAATTTGAATTAACCGGTTTTACAAATGCAAAACAAGTAGTTCTTGCGGGCTCTTTTAATGATTGGAATTCATCTGAATTAGAAATGAATAAAACAGAATTTGGCTGGCAAATAAATTATGTATTAGGTCCTGGAATTTATTCCTATCGCTTTGTGGTGGATGGAAACTGGATGCCCGATCCTGCCAATACATTTACAGAAAACAATACAGGTTATTTGAATTCGGTAGTTATAATTGAACCAAATTATGTTTTTAAACTTAAAGGTTATACAGATTTACAGCAAGCATTTATCACTGGAAATTTTAATGGTTGGTCTGAGCCAGGCTTTCCTATGCAAAAGGTAACTGACGGATGGGAATTTCCAATACACCTTTCACCGGGGAAATATATTTATAAATTTGTGGTAGATGGTAAATGGATTTTAGATCCTGAAAATCCGCTCTATGAAAACAATGATTATAATACTGGAAATTCTGTATTATGGATTGAACAAGATTACATGAACAAATAA
- a CDS encoding MarC family protein, whose translation MNLSINDIITITFTLFAIIDVIGSLPAIINVKSKINDFKPLSTTLFTGFLMIAFLLAGNTFLNLIGIDVSSFAVAGSIVIFIIGIEMILGINLFKTSPEAQKAGSLVPIGFPLLAGSGTLTSLISLRAIYSIYNILIGVAINLILIYIVLRSTGWIERKIGPAGLEVIKKFFGVILIAIAVKIFRTNLNV comes from the coding sequence TTGAACCTTTCAATAAATGATATTATTACAATCACATTTACTCTGTTTGCAATTATTGATGTAATTGGAAGTTTGCCGGCCATCATCAATGTAAAATCGAAAATCAATGATTTTAAACCACTATCAACAACTCTATTTACCGGCTTTTTAATGATTGCATTTTTACTTGCAGGAAATACCTTTTTAAATTTAATTGGTATTGATGTAAGCTCATTTGCAGTAGCAGGTTCTATCGTAATTTTTATAATTGGTATTGAAATGATTTTGGGTATTAATCTTTTTAAGACAAGTCCCGAAGCACAAAAAGCAGGAAGTCTTGTTCCTATCGGTTTTCCATTACTCGCAGGTTCCGGAACGCTTACCAGTTTAATTTCTTTACGAGCAATTTATTCCATTTATAATATACTGATCGGAGTAGCTATAAATTTAATATTAATCTATATCGTACTTCGCAGCACAGGATGGATTGAAAGAAAAATTGGACCTGCAGGATTAGAAGTAATTAAAAAATTCTTCGGTGTAATTCTGATTGCAATTGCGGTTAAAATATTCCGTACAAATCTGAATGTTTAA
- a CDS encoding RagB/SusD family nutrient uptake outer membrane protein: MKKIYILHILTALILVTSSCKNILDLSPAQSLDNDAALSTDESVKQVLLGAYTRFGADGLYGGDVLRNAELYAGFGEILWVGTFIEPAEIFNRNILTANFDVLNLWSDAYECINSCNNVLSALDVVEAADRNKVEGEARCLRAWCYFMLIQNFGQQYETGIINIQPGVPLVLTPTTNFDESDFVTRNSVEEVYAQIILDLTTAESFLPLTNGVYANKNVADAILSRVYLQQGDFANARDAADKVISTNKFDLLENYADCFNQDAATDEDIFSIQISDQEGINNMNTYFAITTNGGRGDIEIETAHLDLYNDLDTRKALFTLSSSAWRSGKWNNRFGNIGAIRLAEMFLIRAECNHRLSTEIGDTPLNDYNTIHTRAGLDTALVVTLDDILLERRLELAHEGFKVFDNKRLHIDIGTTPWNSDKMIYPIPQSEMDVNSNLTQNPGY, translated from the coding sequence ATGAAAAAAATATATATACTACATATTCTAACTGCTTTAATTCTTGTTACCAGCAGTTGTAAAAACATTTTAGATCTTTCGCCGGCTCAAAGTCTGGATAATGATGCAGCACTGAGTACTGATGAAAGTGTAAAACAAGTATTACTTGGTGCTTATACTCGTTTTGGTGCAGATGGATTGTATGGCGGAGACGTATTGCGCAATGCAGAATTATATGCAGGCTTTGGCGAAATACTTTGGGTAGGTACTTTTATAGAGCCGGCAGAAATATTTAATCGTAATATTCTTACTGCGAATTTTGATGTTTTAAACCTGTGGTCGGATGCGTACGAATGTATTAATTCTTGCAATAATGTATTATCTGCATTGGATGTAGTGGAAGCAGCAGATAGAAATAAAGTGGAAGGAGAAGCAAGGTGCTTGCGTGCATGGTGTTATTTTATGTTGATACAAAATTTTGGTCAACAATATGAAACAGGAATAATAAATATTCAACCCGGTGTACCACTTGTTTTAACACCTACAACAAACTTTGATGAATCGGATTTTGTAACTCGCAATTCGGTGGAAGAAGTGTATGCTCAAATAATTTTAGACTTAACTACTGCTGAAAGTTTTTTGCCTTTAACGAATGGAGTATATGCAAATAAAAATGTTGCAGATGCAATTTTATCAAGAGTGTATTTGCAACAGGGTGATTTTGCAAATGCTAGGGATGCTGCAGACAAAGTTATCAGTACAAATAAATTTGATCTGTTAGAAAATTATGCAGATTGTTTTAATCAAGATGCGGCAACTGATGAAGATATCTTTAGTATTCAAATTAGTGATCAGGAAGGTATAAATAATATGAATACTTATTTTGCAATTACTACAAATGGCGGTAGAGGAGATATAGAAATTGAAACAGCACATCTCGATTTATATAATGATTTAGATACGAGAAAAGCACTGTTTACTTTATCGTCAAGTGCATGGCGTTCAGGAAAATGGAATAATAGATTCGGAAATATCGGCGCTATTCGTCTGGCAGAAATGTTTTTAATTCGTGCAGAATGCAATCATAGATTAAGCACTGAAATAGGAGACACACCACTGAATGATTACAATACAATTCACACACGTGCAGGTTTAGATACAGCACTTGTGGTAACCTTAGATGATATATTATTAGAACGCAGATTAGAACTTGCGCATGAAGGTTTTAAAGTGTTTGATAATAAACGATTGCATATTGATATTGGAACAACACCATGGAACAGTGATAAGATGATATATCCTATTCCGCAAAGTGAAATGGATGTGAATTCTAATTTAACTCAGAATCCGGGGTATTGA